One part of the Methylobacterium terrae genome encodes these proteins:
- the cas3 gene encoding CRISPR-associated helicase Cas3' gives MTAFSQDDLWAKRDAAGRWHSLVGHSADVGAVLAALLDLPTIGERLRRFGRTDAAAASSISAKLSALAFLHDVGKANRGFQARSDANAPRVGHIDELAWVFSPRRGADAVCDRLSERLGLDRVAAWLPEDEPDLFHAVFAHHGRPWALGHEGSQADVRDASAQWRGGPGDPVARLGPMRAALDAWFGDALADGSPLPDQPAVAHAFAGLLMLADWLGSNPGPGFFPFDEGRHADRMAFARERAADVLTATGLDAQPAREAARRVGAGFPHAFAQAGRPPFAARPIQAEAARHPAQLLVLEAETGSGKTEAALWRFIELFRAGAVDGLYFALPTRVAATQIFERVKRFRDNVFPPDWRPAVVLAVPGQMRVDEAEGARLPDFDVQWNDDGDRAARWAAEHPKRYLAAPIAVGTIDQALLGAVRVKHAHLRAVSLLGKLLVIDEVHASDAYMERLLANLLRFHVGAGGHALLLSATLGAGARARLLGAATVPDRAAADAVDYPALSWCEDGVERRQPLGAAGEGKAVRLEARPILADPDAVAASSLAAARAGAKVLIVRNTVGQALRTQEALEALATRADGATLFRVPHADGRGIATLHHSRFAEPDRRLLDAAVEAAIGREREAGGRIVVGTQTLEQSLDLDADLLLTDLCPVDVLLQRIGRLHRHAGRPRPAGYAAPRAVVLVPEGRELFRADLRAYGLGSGETGGVYEDLRILELTRRLVEAEPVWTIPAMNRRLVEAATHPDALAAIEAELTAADPAWRPHFDRRTGRYFADLNAAQGALLRFDRPFTAFRIEPDEIIATRIGGADRHVAFDVEGQPLPTGPFGRPVPSLKLPHHVAANISVDAQPDLVETLGDGDGFTFRLGPSVFTYDRFGLRRNA, from the coding sequence GTGACAGCCTTTTCACAGGACGATCTCTGGGCGAAGCGCGATGCCGCGGGCCGGTGGCATTCCCTGGTCGGACATTCCGCCGATGTCGGCGCCGTCCTGGCGGCCCTGCTCGACCTGCCGACGATCGGGGAGCGCCTGCGGCGGTTCGGCCGGACCGACGCGGCGGCCGCATCCTCGATCTCGGCCAAGCTCTCGGCGCTCGCCTTCCTGCACGACGTGGGCAAGGCCAATCGCGGCTTCCAGGCGCGGTCGGACGCGAACGCGCCGCGCGTCGGCCACATCGACGAGCTCGCCTGGGTGTTCTCCCCTCGTCGCGGCGCGGACGCGGTGTGCGACCGGCTGTCCGAACGGCTCGGGCTCGACCGGGTCGCGGCGTGGCTTCCCGAGGACGAGCCGGACCTGTTCCACGCGGTGTTCGCCCATCACGGGCGGCCCTGGGCGCTCGGGCACGAGGGCTCCCAGGCCGATGTCAGGGATGCCTCGGCGCAGTGGCGCGGCGGGCCCGGCGATCCGGTGGCCCGGCTCGGACCGATGCGGGCGGCCCTCGACGCCTGGTTCGGGGACGCGCTCGCCGACGGGAGCCCGCTGCCCGACCAGCCCGCCGTCGCGCACGCCTTCGCGGGGCTCCTGATGCTGGCCGACTGGCTAGGCTCGAACCCGGGCCCCGGCTTCTTCCCCTTCGACGAGGGACGACACGCCGACAGGATGGCCTTCGCGCGGGAGCGCGCGGCCGACGTCCTGACCGCGACGGGCCTCGACGCGCAGCCCGCGCGGGAGGCGGCGCGCCGGGTCGGGGCGGGCTTCCCGCACGCCTTCGCGCAGGCCGGCCGGCCGCCCTTCGCGGCGCGGCCGATCCAGGCCGAGGCGGCGCGCCATCCGGCACAGCTGCTGGTGCTGGAGGCCGAGACCGGCTCCGGCAAGACCGAGGCCGCCCTGTGGCGCTTCATCGAGCTCTTTCGCGCCGGCGCCGTCGACGGCCTGTACTTCGCGCTGCCGACCCGCGTCGCGGCCACGCAGATCTTCGAGCGGGTCAAGCGCTTCCGGGACAACGTCTTCCCGCCGGACTGGCGGCCGGCGGTGGTGCTCGCCGTCCCGGGGCAGATGCGCGTCGACGAGGCGGAGGGCGCGCGCCTGCCCGATTTCGACGTCCAGTGGAACGACGACGGCGACCGCGCCGCCCGCTGGGCCGCCGAGCATCCCAAGCGCTACCTCGCGGCGCCCATCGCCGTCGGCACCATCGACCAGGCCCTGCTCGGCGCGGTGCGGGTGAAGCACGCGCACCTGCGCGCCGTCTCGCTCCTCGGCAAGCTCCTGGTGATCGACGAGGTCCACGCCTCAGACGCCTACATGGAGCGCCTGCTCGCGAACCTGCTGCGCTTCCATGTCGGGGCGGGCGGGCACGCGCTGCTCCTGTCGGCGACGCTCGGCGCGGGTGCGCGCGCCCGCCTGCTCGGCGCCGCGACGGTTCCGGACCGGGCGGCGGCCGATGCGGTGGATTACCCGGCCTTGAGCTGGTGCGAGGACGGTGTCGAGCGCCGCCAGCCCCTCGGCGCGGCCGGGGAGGGCAAGGCCGTCCGGCTGGAGGCCCGCCCGATCCTCGCCGATCCCGACGCCGTCGCGGCCTCGAGCCTCGCCGCGGCCCGCGCCGGCGCCAAGGTCCTGATCGTCCGCAACACCGTCGGCCAGGCCTTGCGCACACAGGAAGCCCTGGAGGCCCTGGCGACGCGGGCGGATGGCGCGACGCTCTTCCGGGTGCCCCACGCGGACGGGCGGGGGATCGCGACGCTGCACCATTCCCGCTTCGCCGAGCCCGACCGGCGCCTCCTCGACGCCGCCGTCGAGGCCGCGATCGGGCGCGAGCGCGAGGCGGGCGGCCGCATCGTGGTCGGCACGCAGACCCTGGAACAGTCCCTCGACCTCGATGCCGACCTCCTCCTCACCGACCTCTGCCCGGTCGACGTGCTGCTGCAGCGGATCGGCCGCCTCCATCGCCACGCCGGCCGGCCCCGCCCGGCGGGCTACGCCGCGCCGCGCGCAGTGGTGCTCGTCCCCGAGGGCCGCGAGCTGTTCCGGGCGGATCTGCGCGCCTACGGCCTCGGCTCCGGCGAGACCGGCGGCGTCTACGAGGACCTGCGCATCCTCGAACTCACCCGGCGCCTCGTCGAGGCCGAGCCGGTCTGGACGATTCCCGCGATGAACCGGCGCCTCGTCGAGGCCGCGACCCACCCCGACGCCCTGGCGGCGATCGAAGCGGAGCTGACCGCCGCCGACCCGGCCTGGCGGCCGCATTTCGACCGGCGCACCGGCCGGTACTTCGCCGACCTCAACGCGGCGCAGGGCGCGCTGCTGCGCTTCGACCGGCCGTTCACCGCGTTCCGGATCGAGCCGGACGAGATCATCGCGACGCGGATCGGCGGCGCCGACCGGCACGTCGCGTTCGACGTGGAGGGACAGCCGCTCCCGACCGGCCCGTTCGGCCGGCCGGTGCCCTCGCTGAAGCTGCCGCACCACGTGGCCGCGAACATCTCGGTTGACGCTCAACCAGATCTTGTGGAAACTCTAGGTGATGGCGATGGCTTCACGTTCCGCCTCGGCCCGAGCGTGTTCACGTATGACCGGTTCGGGCTGAGACGGAACGCCTGA
- the pyk gene encoding pyruvate kinase, whose translation MRRHRHAKIVATVGPASSAPDRLRALFLAGVDTFRLNFSHGTHDDHARVHAAIRALEAEVGRPIGILQDLQGPKIRIGTVKDGRLDLEAGESVRFVLEGGEGDARAIPLHHPEIFSAIVPGQDLLIDDGRVRVRVTGLDAASLTAEVVTGGALTDRKGVNLPGTLLDLSPLTRKDRADLAFGLELGVDWVALSFVQKPSDMVEARALIGDRAGLLAKIEKPQALERIEDIIRLSDAVMVARGDLGVEIPHEDVPGRQKELIRACRLAVKPVIVATQMLDSMVGAPAPTRAEASDVATAIYDGADAVMLSAESATGKYPVEAVAMMDRIIRSVEGHKLYHSIVAASDPGEEETPPHAVASATATLAEALHAKAIVTYTASGTTAARVARKRPEPPTLALTPNLATARRLCLLWGAHSVQTEDVNSYEEMVAKAAHHARAEGFARSNDHIVIAAGIPFHTTGNTNNIRLLQI comes from the coding sequence ATGCGCCGTCACCGCCACGCCAAGATCGTCGCCACCGTGGGTCCCGCGAGCTCGGCCCCCGACCGCCTGCGGGCCCTGTTCCTCGCCGGGGTCGACACCTTCCGCCTCAATTTCAGCCACGGCACGCACGACGACCACGCCCGGGTCCACGCCGCAATCCGGGCGCTCGAGGCGGAGGTCGGCCGCCCGATCGGCATCCTGCAGGACCTGCAGGGCCCGAAGATCCGCATCGGCACCGTCAAGGACGGCCGCCTCGACCTCGAGGCCGGCGAGAGCGTGCGCTTCGTCCTGGAGGGCGGGGAGGGCGACGCCCGAGCCATCCCGCTGCACCACCCGGAGATCTTCTCGGCCATCGTGCCGGGGCAGGACCTGCTGATCGACGACGGCCGGGTGCGGGTGCGCGTCACCGGGCTCGACGCCGCCTCCCTCACCGCCGAGGTGGTGACCGGCGGCGCCCTCACCGACCGCAAGGGCGTCAACCTGCCCGGCACCCTGCTCGACCTGTCGCCGCTGACGCGCAAGGACCGCGCCGACCTCGCCTTCGGCCTCGAGCTCGGCGTCGACTGGGTCGCGCTCTCCTTCGTGCAGAAGCCGTCCGACATGGTCGAGGCCCGCGCCCTGATCGGCGACCGCGCCGGGCTGCTCGCGAAGATCGAGAAGCCGCAGGCGCTGGAGCGGATCGAGGACATCATCCGTCTGTCGGACGCCGTGATGGTCGCCCGCGGCGACCTCGGCGTCGAGATCCCGCACGAGGACGTGCCGGGCCGCCAGAAGGAGCTGATCCGCGCCTGCCGGCTGGCGGTGAAGCCGGTGATCGTGGCGACGCAGATGCTCGACTCGATGGTCGGCGCACCGGCCCCGACCCGGGCGGAGGCCTCCGACGTCGCGACCGCGATCTACGACGGCGCCGACGCGGTGATGCTCTCGGCCGAATCGGCGACCGGGAAGTATCCGGTCGAGGCGGTGGCGATGATGGACCGGATCATCCGCTCGGTGGAGGGGCACAAGCTCTACCACTCGATCGTGGCGGCCTCGGATCCCGGCGAGGAGGAGACCCCGCCCCACGCGGTGGCGAGCGCGACCGCGACCCTCGCCGAGGCGCTCCACGCCAAGGCGATCGTGACCTACACGGCGAGCGGGACGACCGCGGCCCGGGTGGCGCGCAAGCGGCCCGAGCCGCCGACCCTGGCGCTGACGCCGAACCTGGCGACGGCGCGGCGGCTGTGCCTGCTGTGGGGCGCCCACAGCGTGCAGACGGAGGACGTGAACTCCTACGAGGAGATGGTCGCCAAGGCCGCGCATCACGCGCGAGCCGAGGGTTTCGCCAGGTCCAACGACCACATCGTGATCGCCGCGGGCATTCCCTTCCACACCACCGGAAACACCAACAACATCCGCCTGCTGCAGATCTGA
- a CDS encoding glycerate kinase type-2 family protein has product MTEPGDLLRRLFAAAVAAADPAISLARHLPEPPRGRTIVVGAGKAAASMARAVEAAWPGEISGLVVTRYGHGAPTTRIAVVEASHPVPDAAGEAASKAILAAVAGLTPDDLVLCLISGGGSALLSLPAPGLTLSDKQAVNRALLTSGAAIGEMNCVRRHLSAIKGGRLAAACHPARLVTLLISDTPGDDPLDIASGPTVADPTTCADALAILDRYRIEVPEAVRRHLASGRGESIKPGDPLLGLPDLRMVATPLMALEAAADLARREGITPLILGDAIEGEAREVGKVMAGIARSVAAHGLPVPKPCILLSGGETTVTVRGPGRGGRNVEFLLALGAALDGHPGIHAIAGDTDGVDGLEEIAGAVLGPDTGARATALGLSLAASLDRNDGHGFFEALGDGVVTGPTLTNVNDFRAILIA; this is encoded by the coding sequence GTGACCGAGCCCGGAGATCTCCTGCGGCGGCTGTTCGCGGCCGCCGTGGCGGCGGCCGATCCCGCCATCAGCCTCGCCCGGCACCTGCCGGAGCCGCCCCGCGGCCGCACGATCGTCGTCGGGGCGGGCAAGGCGGCAGCCTCCATGGCCCGCGCCGTCGAGGCGGCGTGGCCGGGCGAGATCTCCGGGCTCGTGGTCACCCGCTACGGCCATGGCGCACCGACCACCCGGATCGCGGTGGTCGAGGCGTCGCACCCGGTGCCGGATGCCGCCGGCGAAGCCGCCTCGAAGGCCATCCTCGCGGCGGTCGCCGGGCTCACCCCCGACGACCTCGTCCTCTGCCTGATCTCCGGCGGCGGCTCGGCCCTGCTGTCGCTGCCGGCGCCGGGGCTGACGCTCTCCGACAAGCAGGCGGTCAACCGCGCCCTGCTGACATCCGGCGCCGCGATCGGCGAGATGAACTGCGTGCGCCGCCACCTCTCGGCCATCAAGGGCGGGCGGCTCGCCGCCGCCTGCCACCCGGCCCGGCTGGTGACGCTGCTGATCTCCGACACGCCCGGCGACGATCCCCTCGACATCGCCTCCGGCCCGACCGTCGCGGACCCGACCACCTGCGCCGACGCGCTGGCGATCCTGGATCGCTACCGGATCGAGGTCCCGGAGGCAGTCCGCCGCCACCTCGCGAGCGGTCGGGGGGAATCGATCAAGCCGGGCGATCCGCTTCTCGGGCTGCCCGACCTGCGGATGGTCGCGACCCCGCTGATGGCGCTCGAGGCCGCCGCCGACCTCGCCCGGCGGGAGGGCATCACCCCTCTCATCCTCGGCGACGCGATCGAGGGCGAGGCGCGCGAGGTCGGCAAGGTCATGGCCGGGATCGCCCGGAGCGTCGCCGCCCACGGCCTGCCGGTCCCGAAGCCCTGCATCCTGCTCTCGGGCGGGGAGACCACCGTGACGGTGCGCGGGCCCGGCCGCGGCGGGCGCAACGTCGAGTTCCTGCTGGCGCTCGGGGCCGCGCTCGACGGGCATCCCGGCATCCACGCCATCGCCGGGGACACCGACGGCGTCGACGGCCTGGAGGAGATCGCGGGCGCCGTGCTCGGCCCCGACACCGGCGCGCGCGCCACAGCGCTCGGCCTGTCGCTCGCGGCGAGCCTCGACCGAAACGACGGCCACGGCTTCTTCGAGGCCCTGGGCGACGGCGTCGTCACCGGGCCGACGCTCACCAACGTCAACGACTTCCGGGCGATCCTGATCGCCTGA
- a CDS encoding tartrate dehydrogenase, which translates to MTKTYRIAAIPADGIGIEVIAAGIEVLNALAEKTGTFRFQFDHFDWGSDYYKTHGVMMPADGREQIRNHDAIYFGAVGAPDVPDHITLWGLRLAICQPFDQYANVRPTRILPGITSPLRHVSGPELDWVIVRENSEGEYAGVGGRVHQGHPEEVATDVSMMTRTGVSRIIRYAFKLAQSRPRKLLTVVTKSNAQRHAMVMWDEIAAEVAQEFPDVTWDKMLVDAMTMRMVIKPETLDTIVATNLHADILSDLAAALAGSLGIAPTANINPERKFPSMFEPIHGSAFDITGKGIANPVATFWTACQMLEHLGEKPAADRLMRAVERVTADPSLHTPDLGGKATTRQVTDAVIAAIQGDNE; encoded by the coding sequence ATGACCAAGACCTACAGAATCGCCGCGATCCCGGCCGACGGCATCGGCATCGAGGTCATCGCCGCCGGCATCGAGGTGCTGAACGCGCTCGCCGAGAAGACCGGCACGTTCCGGTTCCAGTTCGACCACTTCGACTGGGGCTCGGACTACTACAAGACCCACGGCGTGATGATGCCGGCGGACGGCCGCGAGCAGATCCGCAACCACGACGCGATCTACTTCGGCGCCGTCGGCGCGCCGGACGTGCCCGACCACATCACCCTGTGGGGCCTGCGGCTCGCGATCTGCCAGCCCTTCGACCAGTACGCCAACGTCCGCCCGACCCGGATCCTGCCCGGCATCACCAGCCCGCTGCGCCACGTCTCCGGCCCCGAGCTCGACTGGGTGATCGTGCGCGAGAACTCGGAGGGCGAGTATGCGGGCGTGGGCGGGCGCGTCCACCAGGGCCACCCGGAGGAGGTCGCCACCGACGTCTCGATGATGACGCGCACCGGCGTCTCCCGCATCATCCGCTACGCCTTCAAGCTGGCGCAGAGCCGCCCGCGCAAGCTCCTGACCGTGGTGACGAAGTCGAACGCCCAGCGCCACGCGATGGTGATGTGGGACGAGATCGCCGCCGAGGTCGCCCAGGAATTCCCGGACGTGACGTGGGACAAGATGCTGGTCGACGCCATGACGATGCGCATGGTGATCAAGCCCGAGACCCTCGACACCATCGTGGCGACGAACCTGCACGCCGACATCCTGTCGGACTTGGCTGCGGCGCTCGCCGGCTCGCTCGGCATCGCGCCGACCGCGAACATCAACCCGGAGCGCAAGTTCCCGTCGATGTTCGAGCCGATCCACGGCTCGGCCTTCGACATCACCGGCAAGGGCATCGCCAACCCGGTCGCGACGTTCTGGACCGCCTGCCAGATGCTCGAGCACCTCGGCGAGAAGCCGGCGGCCGACCGGCTGATGCGGGCGGTGGAGCGGGTGACCGCCGATCCGAGCCTGCACACCCCCGACCTCGGCGGCAAGGCGACGACCCGCCAGGTCACCGACGCGGTGATCGCGGCGATCCAGGGTGACAACGAGTAA